A stretch of Campylobacter showae DNA encodes these proteins:
- the hisD gene encoding histidinol dehydrogenase, producing the protein MKFLLTSNENFKDYFAALVNRSNGDMSAVMPTVSQILDDVRARGDEALFEQIEKFDRWKPDANSLKIGTDEMQKAYDGIDSCLRNALNLAFDRIKSYHEKSLPKTWMEHDEHGVLLGAKYTPLDRAGLYIPGGKAAYPSSLLMNAVPALVAGVGEIVVCTPAVGGKVNALLLAAMHVCGIKEAYKVGGASAVAAMAYGTQTIKKTDVITGPGNIYVATAKKLVYGEVNIDMIAGPSEICVIADESADPRHIAVDLLSQAEHDEMASAVLITPNQAFGAAVQRHINEEIKTLARQPIAQVSIDKKGAIIVASDLDECVRLANELAPEHLEIATNDAMELARQIRHAGAIFIGHFTPEAMGDYLAGPNHTLPTGGSARFYSPLGVENFMKRTSLISLNAKGISELGNACMKLADAEGLGAHRRSVAVRLEALK; encoded by the coding sequence ATGAAGTTTTTACTCACTAGCAATGAAAATTTTAAGGACTATTTTGCGGCTTTGGTAAACCGCTCAAACGGCGATATGAGCGCGGTTATGCCCACCGTTTCGCAGATACTGGACGACGTGCGTGCTAGAGGCGACGAGGCGCTTTTTGAGCAGATAGAGAAATTTGACCGCTGGAAACCCGACGCAAATAGCCTAAAAATAGGCACCGACGAGATGCAAAAGGCCTACGACGGTATAGATAGCTGCCTGCGAAACGCTCTAAATTTAGCCTTTGATCGCATCAAAAGCTACCACGAAAAAAGCCTACCAAAAACCTGGATGGAGCACGACGAGCACGGCGTTTTGCTAGGTGCGAAATACACTCCGCTAGACCGCGCGGGACTATATATCCCAGGAGGTAAAGCCGCCTATCCTAGCTCGCTTCTCATGAACGCCGTGCCGGCTCTGGTCGCGGGAGTTGGGGAGATAGTAGTCTGCACGCCTGCCGTCGGAGGCAAGGTAAACGCGCTGCTTCTAGCCGCCATGCATGTCTGCGGTATCAAGGAGGCCTATAAAGTTGGCGGCGCGTCTGCGGTAGCGGCGATGGCCTACGGCACGCAAACGATCAAAAAAACCGACGTCATCACTGGTCCTGGCAACATATACGTCGCGACGGCTAAAAAGCTCGTCTACGGCGAGGTAAATATCGATATGATCGCCGGTCCTAGCGAGATCTGCGTCATAGCAGACGAGAGCGCCGACCCTCGCCACATCGCCGTGGATCTGCTCTCGCAGGCCGAGCACGACGAGATGGCTAGCGCCGTACTCATCACGCCAAATCAAGCTTTCGGCGCAGCGGTACAAAGGCATATCAACGAGGAGATCAAGACTCTAGCTAGGCAGCCGATCGCGCAGGTTAGTATCGATAAAAAGGGTGCTATCATCGTAGCTAGCGACCTTGATGAGTGCGTGAGGCTGGCTAACGAGCTAGCGCCCGAGCACCTAGAAATCGCGACAAACGACGCGATGGAGCTGGCCAGGCAGATCAGGCATGCCGGAGCGATATTTATCGGACACTTTACGCCTGAAGCGATGGGCGACTATCTAGCCGGACCGAATCATACGCTCCCGACGGGCGGTAGCGCGAGATTTTACTCGCCTTTAGGGGTCGAAAATTTTATGAAGCGCACTTCGCTCATCTCGCTAAATGCAAAAGGCATAAGTGAGCTAGGAAATGCGTGCATGAAGCTAGCCGATGCCGAGGGACTGGGGGCACATAGAAGGTCTGTCGCGGTTAGACTTGAGGCTTTGAAATAG
- a CDS encoding ankyrin repeat domain-containing protein produces the protein MTNLTQAEEQRYSELCAMALDFARQDEADELEKMIKAGLSVNLKSAKGDTLLMLASYNNALNTVNMLLSNGARVDERNDRGQTPLAGAAFKGHLDVVKALANAGADIEANNGLGMTPCTFAVMFGRSETAKFLLSKRKKENIFQKLAVKFLEIFSNKSAKIA, from the coding sequence TTGACAAATTTAACGCAGGCTGAAGAGCAAAGATATAGCGAACTTTGCGCCATGGCGCTTGATTTTGCCAGACAAGACGAAGCAGACGAGCTAGAAAAGATGATAAAGGCGGGGCTTAGCGTAAATTTAAAATCAGCCAAAGGCGATACGCTTTTGATGCTGGCTAGTTATAACAATGCTCTAAATACCGTAAATATGCTGCTCTCAAACGGCGCTAGAGTAGATGAACGCAACGATCGCGGGCAAACTCCGCTTGCGGGCGCTGCGTTTAAGGGGCACTTAGATGTAGTAAAAGCGTTAGCTAACGCCGGAGCCGATATCGAAGCAAATAATGGACTAGGCATGACGCCATGCACCTTTGCGGTGATGTTTGGTAGAAGCGAGACCGCAAAATTTTTACTTAGCAAACGTAAAAAAGAAAATATATTTCAAAAACTAGCGGTTAAGTTTTTAGAAATTTTTAGCAACAAGAGTGCAAAAATCGCCTAA
- a CDS encoding catalase, whose translation MKKLTTTSGNPIADNQNSLTAGSRGGIMLQDYQLLEKLAHQNRERIPERAVHAKGSAAYGTLEITHDISRYTKASVLQKGEKTRLFLRFSTVAGEAGAADAERDVRGFAIKFYTKEGNWDLVGNNTPIFFIKDPYKFPDFIHTQKRDPRTHLRSNEAAWDFWSLSPETMHQVTILMSDRGIPASYRHMHGFGSHTYSFINDKNERFWVKFHFKTRQGIKNLTNDEAAQIIAKDRESNQRDLFESIEKGDFPSWDFKIQIMTQDQAKSVKFNPFDLTKTWSHKEFPLIDVGVMTLNENPKNYFNEVEQAAFSPSNIVPGISFSPDKMLQARIFSYPDAQRYRIGTHYAQLSVNRPISEINTYVVGGAMNNGMYELDDKAYYEPNSFGGGKEDRSLLEPDINLEGAMQRYDHRAEDQDYYSQPRALFALMNDSQKSQLFSNIAESMAGVSEAIKERAIGHFEQISPEYANGVKAALKAKI comes from the coding sequence ATGAAAAAACTAACCACCACTTCAGGCAATCCGATAGCCGACAATCAAAACTCGCTTACTGCGGGCAGCCGCGGCGGCATAATGCTGCAAGATTATCAACTACTTGAAAAACTAGCCCACCAAAACAGAGAACGCATCCCGGAAAGAGCTGTCCATGCAAAAGGTAGCGCTGCGTACGGTACGCTAGAGATCACGCACGATATCTCGCGCTATACGAAAGCAAGTGTCTTGCAAAAAGGCGAGAAAACAAGACTGTTTCTGAGATTTTCTACCGTAGCCGGAGAGGCCGGAGCGGCCGATGCCGAGCGCGATGTAAGGGGCTTTGCGATTAAATTTTACACAAAAGAGGGCAACTGGGACTTAGTCGGAAACAACACTCCGATTTTTTTCATCAAAGACCCGTATAAATTCCCAGATTTCATCCATACTCAAAAACGCGACCCGCGCACGCATCTACGCTCAAACGAAGCCGCTTGGGATTTTTGGAGCTTAAGCCCTGAAACTATGCACCAAGTTACGATTTTAATGAGCGACCGCGGCATACCTGCTAGCTACCGCCATATGCATGGATTTGGCAGCCACACCTATAGCTTTATAAATGACAAAAATGAGAGATTTTGGGTCAAATTTCACTTCAAAACTCGTCAAGGCATTAAAAATTTAACCAACGATGAAGCCGCGCAAATAATCGCAAAAGACAGGGAGAGCAACCAAAGAGACCTCTTTGAAAGCATAGAAAAAGGAGATTTTCCAAGTTGGGATTTTAAAATCCAAATAATGACCCAAGATCAAGCAAAAAGCGTCAAATTTAACCCGTTTGATCTAACCAAAACATGGTCGCATAAGGAATTTCCGCTTATCGACGTTGGCGTCATGACGCTAAATGAAAACCCTAAAAATTACTTTAACGAAGTAGAGCAAGCCGCATTTAGTCCGTCAAATATAGTCCCTGGTATCAGCTTTAGCCCCGATAAAATGCTTCAAGCCAGAATCTTTAGCTATCCAGACGCTCAAAGATACCGCATAGGCACGCACTACGCGCAGCTAAGCGTAAATCGTCCGATAAGCGAAATAAACACCTACGTCGTGGGCGGTGCGATGAATAACGGAATGTATGAACTCGACGACAAGGCCTACTATGAGCCAAACAGCTTTGGCGGCGGCAAAGAAGATAGAAGCCTGCTAGAGCCTGATATAAATTTAGAAGGCGCAATGCAAAGATACGACCATAGAGCCGAGGATCAGGATTATTACTCGCAACCTAGAGCGCTTTTTGCACTAATGAACGATAGCCAAAAATCACAGCTTTTTAGCAATATCGCAGAGAGCATGGCTGGTGTGAGCGAAGCGATAAAAGAGCGCGCGATAGGGCATTTTGAGCAAATCTCGCCAGAGTACGCAAACGGCGTCAAAGCAGCGCTAAAGGCTAAAATTTGA
- a CDS encoding OmpA family protein, protein MKTRNENKSGDQTFWISYADLMAGLMFVFMLIIGAVVVKYVLSQSDLAKLQKDLSEREKQIASSQSELVRKENVIKEIFSNLDRAKSENKELADINRLVNEMLEGVKKEKNELTNLTQTYEINLNDANKTIADLQDRVLQLGQILAQKDEALNELSAKYGDEVSRYAALEEDFNKTKDKIKDISSLRSNVISNLRAKLGNKVSIDPSSGVVSLPESILFDTGSYELRDEAKARLKEILQTYFEAILNNEEIAKHIDRIVIEGHTNSIGSYMYNLDLSQKRAYSVLDFIYSWNKDKRLEHYLIASGRSFSDLVMKNGKEDPDASKRIEIKFSISDKESMKEMQDLLERQNQKYSKD, encoded by the coding sequence ATGAAAACGCGTAACGAGAACAAAAGCGGAGACCAGACCTTTTGGATATCGTATGCGGACCTGATGGCCGGGCTGATGTTTGTTTTTATGCTCATCATCGGTGCCGTCGTCGTAAAATACGTCCTTAGCCAAAGCGATCTGGCAAAACTACAAAAAGACTTAAGCGAGCGTGAAAAGCAAATCGCCTCATCACAAAGCGAGCTCGTTCGTAAAGAAAATGTCATAAAAGAAATTTTTTCAAATTTGGACCGCGCAAAGAGCGAAAATAAAGAGCTTGCTGACATAAACAGGCTTGTAAACGAGATGCTTGAAGGCGTCAAAAAAGAGAAAAACGAACTCACGAATCTAACCCAAACCTACGAGATAAATCTAAACGATGCGAATAAAACTATCGCGGATTTGCAGGATAGAGTGCTACAGCTGGGGCAAATTTTAGCGCAAAAAGACGAGGCGCTAAATGAACTAAGCGCAAAATACGGCGATGAAGTCTCAAGATATGCCGCGCTGGAAGAGGATTTTAACAAAACAAAAGACAAGATCAAAGACATCAGCTCGCTTCGCTCAAATGTCATATCAAATTTACGCGCCAAGCTCGGAAACAAGGTCAGCATAGACCCAAGCTCGGGCGTCGTGTCGCTACCCGAGTCTATACTTTTTGACACGGGTTCATACGAGCTAAGAGACGAGGCGAAGGCGCGTCTAAAGGAAATTTTGCAGACTTATTTCGAGGCGATTTTAAATAACGAAGAGATCGCAAAACACATCGATAGGATCGTGATCGAGGGGCATACGAACTCTATTGGTAGCTACATGTACAACCTTGATCTGTCGCAAAAGCGCGCGTATTCGGTGCTAGACTTTATCTACTCGTGGAACAAAGACAAGCGCCTAGAGCACTATCTCATCGCTAGCGGGCGCAGTTTTAGCGATCTGGTGATGAAAAACGGCAAAGAAGACCCCGACGCCTCCAAGCGTATTGAGATCAAATTTTCGATCTCAGACAAAGAGTCGATGAAAGAGATGCAAGATCTCTTGGAGCGGCAAAATCAAAAGTATTCAAAAGACTAA
- a CDS encoding MotA/TolQ/ExbB proton channel family protein — protein sequence MEPKKEARNDNFTDLALPEVKGRQSFFVYTKIIFLPTAIYLVALLGFFGYIDFQIGLHTVIMMGIIWVISLIFAKNSAELACCYFEQSGADFKRNLKEYIIKHLLVIGKDTKSNAGFDEFVAYYTRNLRNENFASVGAGIFPMLGILGTFISIAVSMPEFNSSNTTELETEISTLLSGVATAFYVSIYGIFLALWWIFFEKYGTSKFETLVRRQKNATSGFFWTKEELDRRYLQENLRHFEKIGVIFEHVSNAEFFEELDKTIEAKFKTFTNILKNEEEAVKLSGEHIKQTMNTLLKSSKDQKDLIKVHAEILNVINKFNGNIKDMQLKFAEQYNRLYDVGGERISRLEKSVGELEYNVKNFSESLSKFSSEILEKQKLAMDGFKESLIDGVQAFKKAFDDEAIEAYDDNSALIEGLKQDIDELDKEANEILQTIEKASMLDENA from the coding sequence ATGGAACCCAAAAAAGAAGCGAGAAACGATAATTTCACCGATTTGGCGTTGCCTGAGGTAAAAGGCAGGCAATCTTTTTTCGTATATACGAAAATTATATTTTTGCCGACGGCGATATATCTCGTCGCGCTTCTTGGGTTTTTTGGGTATATAGATTTTCAAATCGGCCTACACACGGTTATTATGATGGGTATTATTTGGGTGATTTCGCTAATCTTTGCTAAAAATAGCGCCGAACTTGCTTGCTGCTATTTTGAGCAAAGCGGGGCTGATTTTAAGCGAAATCTAAAAGAATACATCATCAAACATCTTTTAGTTATAGGCAAAGATACGAAGTCAAACGCAGGATTTGACGAATTTGTCGCCTATTACACCAGGAATTTACGTAACGAAAATTTTGCTTCCGTGGGTGCTGGCATCTTTCCAATGCTGGGTATCTTGGGAACGTTTATCAGTATCGCGGTTTCTATGCCGGAGTTTAACTCATCAAATACTACCGAACTTGAAACCGAAATTTCAACCCTTCTTAGCGGTGTAGCGACTGCGTTTTACGTCTCTATTTATGGTATTTTTCTAGCGCTTTGGTGGATATTTTTTGAAAAATACGGAACGAGTAAATTTGAAACGCTGGTGCGAAGACAAAAAAATGCTACTAGCGGCTTTTTCTGGACGAAAGAGGAGCTTGATAGAAGGTATTTGCAAGAGAATTTAAGGCACTTTGAGAAGATCGGAGTGATATTTGAGCACGTTAGTAACGCCGAGTTCTTTGAGGAGCTGGATAAGACTATCGAGGCTAAATTTAAAACTTTTACAAATATCTTGAAAAACGAAGAAGAGGCCGTCAAACTAAGCGGCGAGCACATCAAACAAACGATGAATACGCTGCTAAAATCCTCAAAAGATCAAAAAGATCTAATCAAAGTTCACGCTGAAATCTTAAACGTTATCAATAAATTTAACGGCAACATCAAAGATATGCAACTAAAATTTGCCGAGCAGTACAACCGTCTCTATGATGTGGGCGGCGAGCGTATCTCAAGGCTCGAAAAGAGCGTGGGCGAGCTAGAGTATAATGTTAAAAATTTCAGTGAGTCTCTTTCTAAATTTAGTAGTGAAATCTTAGAAAAACAAAAACTTGCAATGGATGGCTTTAAAGAGAGCTTGATTGACGGCGTACAGGCATTTAAAAAGGCTTTTGACGACGAAGCAATCGAGGCTTATGATGATAATAGCGCGCTCATTGAAGGGCTAAAGCAAGACATCGACGAGCTTGATAAAGAGGCGAATGAGATCTTGCAAACCATCGAAAAGGCGAGTATGCTAGATGAAAACGCGTAA
- the nth gene encoding endonuclease III: MRTKKDINAIKNLFLENFKDAGSELKFRSLYELLVCVMLSAQCTDKRVNLITPSLFEAYPDVASLAQANLGSVKTLINSCSFFNNKAENLIKMAKSVMSEFDGEIPTTEKELMSLAGVGQKTAHVVLIEHFGSNLMAVDTHVFRVAHRLGLSKGKTPEAVELDLTKAFKTELNTLHQAMVLFGRYTCKAIKPNCKECFLNELCHSKDKNFP; encoded by the coding sequence ATGAGAACGAAAAAAGATATAAACGCTATCAAAAATTTATTTTTGGAAAATTTCAAAGACGCGGGCAGCGAGCTTAAATTTCGCAGCCTCTACGAGCTGCTCGTGTGCGTGATGCTAAGCGCTCAGTGTACCGATAAGCGCGTAAATTTGATCACGCCATCGCTTTTTGAGGCTTACCCGGACGTCGCGAGCCTAGCACAGGCAAATCTCGGAAGCGTCAAAACGCTCATAAATTCCTGTAGCTTTTTTAATAACAAAGCAGAAAATTTGATCAAAATGGCAAAGAGCGTGATGAGCGAATTTGACGGCGAAATACCTACGACCGAAAAAGAGCTGATGAGTCTAGCCGGTGTAGGCCAAAAGACCGCTCACGTCGTGCTGATCGAGCATTTCGGATCAAATTTGATGGCAGTGGATACGCACGTCTTTCGCGTGGCTCACAGGCTTGGTCTTAGTAAGGGCAAGACGCCCGAAGCCGTCGAACTTGATCTAACTAAAGCCTTTAAAACCGAGCTAAATACGCTTCATCAAGCGATGGTGCTTTTCGGCCGCTACACCTGTAAAGCGATAAAGCCAAACTGCAAAGAGTGCTTTTTAAACGAGCTGTGCCACAGCAAGGATAAGAATTTTCCGTAA
- a CDS encoding peptidylprolyl isomerase, producing the protein MNKILFASLSLAAALSLNAAEYATVNGTAITDKDVAFTLAAMPGVTLEQLPKDTQKKVIDETINRKLLLDEAKKSGLDKSDEYKAALEELKNNLALDLWMKRIFDNIKVSEGEISDFYNKNKAEFAVPAQVRAKHILVATEKDANDIIAALKGLKGDELVKKFEELAKSKSTDQGSAANGGELGWFGQSQMVKPFADAAFALKKGEVTQKPVKSNFGYHVILKEDSKAAGTVGLNEVKPQIEGNIKMEKFRNDIRKRGDELRSKAKVEYK; encoded by the coding sequence ATGAATAAAATTTTATTCGCATCTCTTAGTTTGGCTGCGGCTCTAAGCCTAAACGCGGCGGAGTACGCCACTGTAAACGGAACTGCTATAACCGATAAGGACGTAGCTTTCACGCTTGCTGCTATGCCTGGCGTAACACTAGAGCAACTACCTAAAGACACTCAAAAAAAGGTGATCGACGAAACTATCAACAGAAAACTACTTCTAGACGAGGCTAAAAAGAGCGGACTAGATAAGAGCGACGAATACAAAGCTGCGCTTGAAGAGCTAAAAAACAACCTCGCGCTTGATCTTTGGATGAAGAGAATTTTCGATAATATCAAAGTTAGCGAAGGCGAAATCAGCGACTTTTATAACAAAAATAAAGCCGAATTTGCCGTGCCTGCACAAGTAAGAGCCAAACATATCCTAGTGGCTACTGAAAAAGACGCAAACGACATAATAGCCGCGCTAAAAGGTCTGAAAGGAGACGAGTTGGTTAAAAAATTCGAAGAGCTAGCAAAATCTAAATCTACCGATCAAGGCTCTGCGGCTAACGGCGGCGAACTAGGATGGTTTGGTCAATCTCAAATGGTAAAACCTTTCGCGGACGCTGCATTCGCGCTTAAAAAAGGCGAAGTAACTCAAAAACCCGTTAAATCAAATTTCGGCTACCACGTAATCCTAAAAGAGGATAGCAAGGCTGCCGGCACCGTAGGTCTAAACGAGGTTAAACCTCAAATCGAGGGCAACATAAAGATGGAGAAATTTAGAAACGATATCAGAAAAAGAGGCGACGAGCTTCGCTCAAAAGCTAAAGTAGAATATAAATAA
- a CDS encoding DKNYY domain-containing protein, with amino-acid sequence MRNIMVKNKKIWIIAIILALIIPELILAFFYYAAATQDKFKNIDKSNFYRSPDGEIYAAIAHSGRYLLKGADKDSFRVLNLPHHYYYSNVAADKNNVYCSTKILQGLDPKSTHLLGNGYLTDGKTSYFCSPKGEKQPGFNEFVAVMKSVANLFIKSYEDSSYFYKNVRVGSVNLEPIFDTGFAKDGSTLYYMGEKLDADPKGLQFIKTLNGQKSDYFTDGRSVFLDGVKLDVSYTEEMREIATDPYQETRYLFEPKTGAIFANGHKFSEQAMPFTPIFNEGDSYIFWPIFVGKDGVYFWDKSKPGLEKISNFKPKGKIYRFYSDLFADDESIYFLQNSEEWQHSRHGRQVSARLVGLYRLTSKAALRQVGLVKGGEYGTVFADDKKSYFVSSYYDRFYAKDGIYEIADLRAVEILTRPPHFQGKELEAKDIYEMIKTGALVPASGEEVAISRIEVEKPTIILYITFGIAFIVAVIFGVTKARSAKRDYI; translated from the coding sequence ATGAGAAATATTATGGTAAAAAATAAAAAAATATGGATCATAGCGATCATTTTGGCCTTGATAATACCAGAGTTGATACTCGCTTTTTTCTACTACGCGGCTGCAACTCAAGACAAATTTAAAAATATCGACAAGAGCAACTTTTACCGCTCGCCTGATGGCGAAATTTACGCTGCTATCGCACACAGCGGCAGGTATTTGCTAAAGGGCGCGGATAAAGATAGCTTTCGCGTCTTAAATTTACCCCATCATTACTACTACTCAAACGTGGCGGCCGATAAAAACAACGTCTACTGCTCAACAAAGATCTTGCAAGGGCTCGATCCTAAAAGCACTCACCTACTTGGCAACGGCTATCTAACCGATGGCAAAACAAGCTACTTTTGTAGCCCAAAAGGCGAGAAACAGCCGGGATTTAACGAGTTTGTCGCCGTTATGAAAAGCGTTGCTAATCTTTTTATAAAAAGCTACGAGGATAGCTCTTATTTTTATAAAAACGTACGAGTCGGTAGCGTAAATTTAGAGCCTATTTTTGACACGGGCTTTGCAAAAGACGGTAGTACGCTCTACTACATGGGCGAAAAGCTAGATGCCGACCCTAAGGGGTTACAATTTATCAAGACTCTAAACGGTCAAAAAAGCGATTATTTCACAGACGGTAGGAGCGTCTTTTTAGACGGGGTAAAGCTTGACGTGAGCTACACGGAGGAGATGAGAGAGATAGCGACCGATCCTTATCAAGAAACGCGCTATCTTTTTGAGCCAAAGACGGGCGCGATTTTTGCCAATGGGCATAAATTTAGCGAGCAGGCGATGCCGTTTACGCCTATTTTTAACGAGGGCGACTCGTATATCTTTTGGCCTATTTTTGTTGGTAAAGATGGAGTTTATTTTTGGGACAAGAGTAAACCGGGGCTTGAAAAGATCTCAAATTTTAAGCCCAAAGGCAAAATTTACAGATTTTACTCCGATCTCTTTGCTGATGATGAGAGCATCTACTTCTTGCAAAATAGTGAGGAGTGGCAGCACTCTAGACACGGTAGGCAAGTTAGCGCGCGTTTGGTCGGGCTTTATAGGCTAACTAGCAAAGCCGCACTTCGTCAAGTCGGCCTCGTAAAGGGCGGCGAGTATGGCACGGTCTTTGCGGACGATAAAAAGAGCTATTTTGTTAGCAGCTACTATGACAGATTTTACGCAAAAGATGGCATTTACGAGATAGCTGATCTTAGAGCGGTTGAAATTTTAACCAGACCGCCGCACTTTCAGGGCAAAGAGTTGGAGGCAAAGGATATCTACGAGATGATAAAAACCGGCGCGCTCGTGCCTGCTAGCGGCGAGGAGGTGGCGATATCTCGCATCGAGGTAGAAAAGCCGACCATCATACTTTATATCACATTTGGCATCGCTTTTATCGTTGCGGTCATTTTTGGAGTGACAAAAGCTAGAAGCGCAAAAAGAGACTACATATAA
- the fbaA gene encoding class II fructose-bisphosphate aldolase, with product MGVLDVVKAGVLSGDDVTRLYKYAKEQGFAIPAVNVVGSDSVNAVLEAAKTANSPVIIQFSNGGAGFYAGKACGNADVLGAVAGAQHVHLLAKAYGVPVILHTDHAARKLLPWIDELVKFSREYKKAHGVPLFSSHMLDLSEESLEENLSTCEKYLKELSELGISLEIELGVTGGEEDGVDNTGVDNALLYTQPEDVARAYERLSKISDRFSIAASFGNVHGVYKPGNVVLRPEILKNSQAYVADKFQTLTDKPVNFVFHGGSGSELKDIKDAVSYGVVKMNIDTDTQWAFWDGVRAYELKNRAYLQGQIGNPEDDDKPNKKYYDPRKWLRSGEESMVKRLLTAFEDLNCLNRN from the coding sequence ATGGGTGTTTTAGACGTAGTAAAAGCCGGCGTTTTAAGCGGCGATGACGTAACTAGGCTGTATAAATACGCAAAGGAGCAGGGCTTTGCCATACCTGCGGTAAACGTGGTCGGAAGCGACTCGGTAAATGCCGTTTTAGAGGCGGCGAAGACGGCTAACTCACCCGTTATCATCCAGTTTAGTAACGGCGGAGCCGGCTTTTATGCCGGCAAAGCTTGCGGGAATGCCGATGTGCTAGGCGCAGTAGCAGGCGCGCAGCACGTTCATCTGCTGGCCAAAGCTTACGGCGTACCGGTGATCCTACACACCGATCATGCGGCTAGAAAGCTACTGCCGTGGATCGACGAGCTGGTTAAATTTAGCCGCGAATACAAAAAGGCTCACGGAGTGCCGCTTTTTAGCTCGCATATGCTTGATCTTAGCGAAGAGAGCTTGGAGGAAAATTTAAGCACTTGCGAGAAGTATCTAAAAGAGCTTAGCGAGCTTGGCATCAGCCTAGAAATCGAGCTTGGCGTAACCGGCGGCGAAGAGGACGGCGTGGATAACACGGGTGTTGATAATGCGCTTCTTTATACGCAGCCTGAAGACGTCGCGCGGGCATATGAGCGACTAAGTAAAATCAGCGATAGATTTAGCATAGCGGCCAGCTTTGGTAACGTTCACGGCGTGTATAAGCCTGGCAACGTCGTGCTTCGACCGGAAATTTTGAAAAACTCGCAAGCATACGTTGCGGATAAATTTCAAACCCTAACCGATAAACCCGTAAATTTCGTCTTTCACGGCGGTAGCGGTAGCGAGCTAAAGGATATCAAAGATGCCGTCAGCTACGGCGTAGTAAAGATGAACATCGACACCGATACGCAGTGGGCGTTTTGGGACGGCGTGAGAGCGTACGAGCTAAAAAACAGAGCCTACTTGCAAGGTCAAATCGGCAACCCTGAAGACGACGACAAACCGAACAAAAAGTACTACGATCCGCGCAAATGGCTACGAAGCGGCGAGGAGTCGATGGTAAAACGCCTGCTAACTGCATTTGAAGATTTAAACTGCTTAAATAGAAATTAA